CGGATTAATCGAAAGCACAGATTATGCAGCCTTTGATATTGTTGAGCAATTGCAGACATTTTTTCTTGAACGTGTTCATATACCAACAGCAGACATCACAAGGGAGGCATTAACCGTTTTTGTAAAGGAAGAGAAGAGAGACGATGTATGCCTTTTGGTCCTTACAGCGCAATAAAACCAGGCAGGAGCATCTCCTGCCTGGTTTTATTATGCGATTTCTACAAGTGTATCAAGTTTACAAATCTGTAGGATATTTTTTACGGGAAGAGAGCTGTTAATCATTCGGATTTGATAGTGAGAGATCAGCGGATGAATCCAACTGATCAGAAATCCTACACCAGTACTATCGATAAACCGTACGTGAGCAAGATCAATCACAAGCTGGTTTGGCTGTTCGGGTAAGACAAATTCCCGAACTTTTGTCTCTATTTGTCTTACCGTTTCAAAATTGATATCTTCATGAAACGTACATACGATTTGTTTATTTTGCACATCACAAGTAATCATTGGATTCTCCCCTTTTTCGATTTCAAAACGTTAGCTAATGACGATCAAATGTTATATGCGCCGTTTTGCCATCTTCTTTATACGTAAAAGATTTGCTTATACTCTTGATAATGTATAAGCCGCGCCCCCGTACTTGGTCGGGAGAAGGCAGAGCAGATGCAAGATATTTTTGCCAATCGAAGGTTGCGCCTTGGTTTGTAATTTCTAGCACGATCTCATCCTCTGTCCACATAACAGTAACTTGTGTATGGCATGTAGAAGCAGCACACGGATTGTGATCTGCGATATTAGCAAGAATCTCCCATATACAGAGATGGAAGGAATAGTGCAGCATACAGCCTTCTGATAAGGAGATATACTCTTGAACATCGTGTAAAATTAGCTCTGCGTATTCTTTAACGCGCTCTCTTGTTACGGTATCAAACTCATAGCTTAGCATGCTGAGCCTGTTCCACTAATCGTTTTAAGTAAGGATGCTTGTATTCATCTTGATGCTCAAGCCGATAGAGCTGACTCCAGAGAGAATTATACGTAGATCTTACTGCGGACGGAACAATATCTCCAAAAAAGTATTGAAGGTGGAGCAGGCGCCATTTCACGTAATTCCTGTGTTCATTTGTGTTGTCTGTCTGGCCGATATCAATGCGGATAATTTGTTCATTCGCTTCATGGAGCAGCGTATCCACCATTTCTTCGAGCGATGAAAAATCCCGTTTTTCAAAAGAAAATTTGTTTGTAGTCATCTCGTGTCCCACCTATGCCCCGTATTTCTTTATCTATGCGAGCGTTACTTTTTAATATTGAATTTGTCATTTAGTTGGTTGCTTAGCATGCTTAACTCTTCCGCCATCTGGGCAACCTGCTCTGATGCAGTAGAAATCTCGGTGAATGTCTGCTGGAAATCGAGAATATAGCTGCTAACGTTTGTGATTTTGTCGCTGTTGGCACGCACCTGGATAGAAGAAGTGTCCATAATATTCATAATAGCTGTATTGATGTCTCGGAAACGGCTGGTTTGTTTAGCAATTTGCTCGAATGAATCTTCAAATGAGCTAACATTGTTTTGTACCATGGAGATTTGCTCATGAATATGCTCAAGCGCTGCTTGCGTCTGCATGGCCAAGTTGCGTACTTCCTTTGCTACCACAGTAAAACCTCGTCCGTGCTCTCCTGCCCGCGCGGCCTCAATGCTGGCATTGAGGGACAAGACATTTGTTTTATTGGAGATCGCATGGATGACTTGCACAATTTCCCCGATTTTATTTGCACTTTCGATCAATTCCTTGGACTTGTCACGTGTCTCATCCATAATCGCTACGATACGGTCGATTTCGTTGAGTGCAGAAGCAATTTCGCTTTTGCCTTCCTCTACATCGTTTACCATTTGCTTTGAGCTCTCTTGGATATCGCGGGTGCCGTCAAGCATCTGAACGACGTGTGATTCTTTCTCGCCAATCGAAGCGCTCGTTTCTTCAGCAGTAGCTACAAGCATGGCGGATGATTCATTGAGTCGGTGCTGGATGCGTTCGATTTCATTGAGTCGCATCATAGATGACGTATAGGAATCAATATAGGTAGCGATGGCGATTTGCATGTCAAAGGAGCAAAGTCGCTGGAACGAAGAAAAGGCATCACGTGCTTCGATATCGGATTTCATCTCCCGAAGCAGCACTGCCAGTACTTCATTTTGAATGAGTGTATATGCCCCGATGTACCATTCTGGAAAGAGGTTGATACGGTTATGGACGCTGCCGATAATCTTCCGGCGCACAATATAATCCTGTCCGATCTCTCCAGACACCATATCCATTAGATAACTTTCAAGCGTCTGCCGTAGTTTGTCTACGGAACTGTGGTTATTGATAATAGACATAAGGGCTGGGACTTGCGCCAATTGACCGTAGAAGGCATGCACAATATCAGCCACGTATTTTTCAAAAATCGGACGAATGGAAACAAGCTGCTGGAGGTCTTGTTCGGTTAGGCCGACGAACTTTGCTTTGGATGCTTCTGTGCTGTTCATTATCTCTTGGTAATATTGGGATACCTTTGTTGATACAGCCTTGGGTTTTGCGTCTTGTTGTTGAGTCGGCTCTGCTTTTTTTGTTCCTTTAAATAAGCCTAATGCTCCTCTTTCATTACCGAGCAGATGTTTAAATGGGCATCCCGTCATTGATCTTTCTCCTTTGCATGTAATATGTAAAATCCAGCTGTAGATGAATGAATAGTTTGGTATAAGATTCTAGAATTATTGTGATTATATCATGATAATCGGCTAAAGACTCATACTTTTATACTAAAAATGCATACATAATCTTTACAAATTTTTATTTGAGAAGGACTGTAGTAGCGGTTTGTTTTAAAAGACAGCAGAAAGGGGTAGAGATATATTGTCATCACCAAACAACACTAACTACCACACTATGAAAAACAGAAGGAGGACATAAAAAATGAATGAAGATAAAAAAATTATTGGTGTATTTCATGATCATGATGAAGCCGTACGAGCTATTGAGACGCTCAAAGAGAGAGGATACCGCTCCGAGGACATCTCTGTTATCGCTAAAGATAGAGACCGTATAGATACGATTGAAGAAGAGACGGATACGAAAGTAGAGGAAGGATTGGCTGCCGGGGCTACCACAGGTGGCGTACTTGGCGGATTGACGGGCTTGCTGGTTGGCGTTGGAGCTCTGGCTATTCCTGGAATCGGGCCTATTGTAGCGGCAGGGCCGATTGCGGCAACAATTGGCGGTGCAGTTGTAGGAGCAGGCGCCGGCGGCTTGGTGGGTGCATTGGTTGGTATGGGCATTCCGGAAGATGAGGCCAAACAGTATGAAGAATACCTAAACAAAGGTGAGATTCTCGTGCTTGTCGATGCCGATGCTGAGCGTGAACATCACGTATACGAGACATTCCGCACGAACAATGCATTGAACTCTCATATGTATGACCCGTATTTGAACAATACTTCGGTACAATCACGTAAGGATGATCCTCTTCTTTAATATAGTATAGACAAAGCGTACAAGCTCTCCGTTGTGGAGAGCTTTTTGTTTTGCTTGCATTCGTACTGGGTAAATAGAACTAGGATAGAAAAAAGTACATGGAGGAAAAAGAAATGGCAGAAAAATTGGTTGGTGTATTCAAAACGGAAGCAGCTGCAATTGCAGCACTGCGTGCCTTGCAACAGCTCGGTTATAAAGCAGATGATATTTCACTCATTTCAAAAGACAAAAATGAACAGGCACAAATCAAAACACAGAATAAAAACAATATGGAGCGCGGTCTTATGCTTGGCTCCGTGTCAGGGGGGGTGTTCGGTGGTGTGGCTGGATTGGTAGCGGGACTTGGTGCGCTAGCGATTCCAGGTATTGGACCTGTAATTGCAGCAGGTCCACTCGTAGGATTATTTACAGGGGCTGTAACAGGATATCTGGGTGGCAGTATTGTCGGTGCTTTAATTGGGCTTGGGATACCTGAAGAGAAGGCGAAGGAGTACGATACGCACTTAAAGAACGGGAATATTCTTGTGATTGTCGATGAGGATGCAGGCAACAGTGCGCAGGTGCGTGAAGCGTTTCGTACGTATGGCAGCATAAATGAAGAACCGCTGGTTGAATAGAGAAGGAGCGCATCGCGCTCCTTTGCTATTTGACGAGAAGAGAGAAGCCAAACATCGTCATGATTGGAATGGTTGTCATGGATATGAGGGTAGAGAATACGGTCATTGTTGCTCCGTATTCTTCATCACGCGAGTACTTAGCGAACAAAATAGATGCCAGGGTGAGAGTAGGCATCGTAGATTGCACGATGATAATCTGCGCAACCTCTAACGGCAGGGACAGAAGATGAAGCAGCGATGCTGTAGCTACCGGGAAAACCAGCAATTTCATAATCAGTGGCATGCTAAGCTGGTGCAGTGTAGATGTCCGTTTCTTTTTAAGCATGGACGGAATCAACATACCAAGATAGAGCATGGCCAACGGCGAAGCAAGGTTGGCTAGTGCTGTCGTCAAATTCGCTACGCCAGCAGGCGGAGTGATATGTAGCACAGCTGCGAGCATGCCAACAATAATAGCAGCCATTGGAATATTCATCAGCCCTCGTAAGGAGCGAAATGTAAAACCATTCTCTCCTTGCAACATAATGACACCAAGCGTAAAGATCGTAACATCAAGCCCGGCGTCAAAAATAGCCGCTAGTAGTGCACCTTCGGGACCGAAGAGAGCGGCGCACAATGGAATGCCGATAAAGCCCGTATTGCCAAGTCCGGAGAGAAGCGCCATCTCCTTCGCTTTGTCAGGCGAAATACGCATTGCGCGAGCTGCCAGCCAGCCGAGGAGGACACCAAGACAATTGATAATAATTGAACAAAGAAAGATGAGCAATACCAGGGTAAGAAAGCTTGCATCAATCTCGGTGTGAAAAACTCCATTCAAAACAATACAAGGCATGGCAACATTAATAATAATCGTAATAAGCAGCTGCCGTCTCTCCGGCGTAAATGGAATCGTACGCGCCAGCAGACTGCCGATAAGAATCATGGCCGCCATCGTTAGAATGGACGACACTACAGTTCCGACTTCCAACTTCTCTCCTCTCTTTCTCTTAAGTTATCTATATAGCTTCATCATAATGAATGCGGCCCGCTCTAGCAATAAGAAACAGGCCGCTTTTGTTTTGCAATGTATATTTTATACACTTTTCATACGTTCGTATAGGCCGTTGTAGAAGCGGGCTTCAGAACGCGTAATATAGGCGCCTGCACGATACATATGCTCTAAATCCTGTGATGAAGTGAAACGAGTCAGCACATTTTTGCATAGTTCATAGTGCCGTGGCTCATGATGGTCTGCATGTACAGTCCAAAACGTCGTATTTAACTTTTGGGACTGATTATAATTGGGATGCTCTAACCCTTGACCAATTAAGCCCATTACTTTCCCGGCAAAAAGTTCCGAGCCGAAACCGATAGAGGCCATCGCCTCAAGCGATGTGGCATTGCGTAGAAAAGAAATAAACGTATCTACAGCCTCTTTTGCCGCGGGAGCTACCGGATAATCCGGCACATACTTATCATTTGTTGGCACGTCAGGTGCCGCTGTAATCATAAACGAGTGATACAGGCGGGAATGATAGCTTTGCGGATTGCCGCGTCCTCCTTCGTCCCATAGATTATCAACCAGCGGAACCCACCAGTCATCTTCAGGTTCAACTGCAGCGACAGCCGCACCGAGCACACGCGGGAAGTTACGGCTGTAATAACTGTATTGCAGTGCGAATTCTTTTACCTGTGCAGGTGTCCATGCGCCAGCCAGCAGAGACTGCATGAATTCGCTTTGAACGATTTCCGTCTCTACGATATCCCAGATTTTTGCTTCAATTTGTTCATAGCTTGTTATTGCCATGTAGCATACCTCCTTTGCATTCCGTTCTCCTAGTTCGTGCAAACCTTTCTATTATACGCATGACTATCAAAAGAAAGTCAATACCGAACTGTCTACCGTAGCATAAAAATATTATAACGTTTAACAAGATAGGAAAAAGGGGAACAAAGAGGAAAGACGTTGTTTTACCTTTAAAGAAAGTGGGCTGAATGCTGTGCTAGAAGCGTTTGTTCAACCGATAACGGCCCTGATCTCTGCGATGATTACGACGCCTTTCTCCATACTGGCTGATGCCTTTGCCTCGCACCCTAAGCGGATTGAGACGGGGACGCAAAAGCATTATTATCGAAGCAATTTCTCATTCAAAACATATGTGCCAAGCGGATATCATAAAGCGGACTCGCTTCCGCTCGTAGTTATGCTGCATGGATGCACACAGGATATGGATGATTTCTCGGCAGGTACGGAGATGGATGAGTTGGCGGAGAAGCATAATTTTATCGTACTCTACCCTGAGATGAATATACTTGCTAATCCGAAGCGCTGCTGGAATTGGTTTTATGATTATAACCAGCACCGTGGAGTTGGTGAGCCTGCCGTAATTAAAGGCATGGTTGATTTCGTAAAACACCGCTATCGTGTGATTGAAGATCAGATATATATTGCGGGTCTTTCGGCGGGTGGGTCCATGAGCGTCATTTTGGCGGTAACATATCCTGATGTCTTCTCTGCTGTCGGTGTGGTAGCAGGTGTCGGATATGGGGCGGCTACGGATATAAGAGAAGGGCTTTCTGTTATGAAGAAGGGTAAGGATGATATAGAGTCCCGCGCTAAAAAGGCGTATATAGAAATGGGGAAGTATAGAAGGCGGGTACCGCTCCTTATCATTCATGGTGAAGCGGACCGGATAGTAAATCCGGTAAACGCCAATCAATTAGCTGAACAATGGCTAATTCTTGCGAATGCAGCACTTTCCGAAGAAGACGAAGATGGGAAACAAGAAAAATCGGTCCATACCACTACAGGCGAGACGGGCGGAAGAAAGTATACGAAATCAATTTATTATGATGATCACGGTGTACCTGTAGTGGAGAAGTGGCTCGTGTCTGGACTCGGGCATGCTTGGCCGGGAGGAAGCGCTAACGGTACACATACAGATGCGCGCGGCCCAAAGGCATCTAAGTTATTATGGGATTTTTTTGCAAGCAGCAGATCATGTTAGCGACAGATGCGCGCATGCGTTATAAATCCATGACAGACGGGGATGTTACGTCCCCCTTTGTCTTTTTACATATTATAATGGAAGAATAAACCGGAGAAGAAGTAGAGCAGACAGGGAGGAGGTGGCTGCTATGTATATTTGCTTTGATGTAGGAGGAACAAATATCAAGGCCGGACTTGTGGATGAATCAGGCATTGTTAGGGTAAAGCGAAGCGTAGCAACACAAAGCGATCCAGAGCGAGCATTCCAGCAATTCCGTGAACTGCGTGAGGTGCTTTGTGATGAGAGCGGTATCCCACCTGTGAAGATCCGGGCGGCAGGCATAGGGGTACCTGGGTTTGTTGAGATGGAAACCGGATGGGTGATCCGTGCCGTCAATCTCGGTTGGAGGAATGTTGCCGTAACGGAGCGAGCATCGTCCGTGCTTGGGGTACCGGTATTTGTAACTAATGATGCCAAAGCTGCAGCGCTTGGAGAGATGTGGAAGGGTGCTGGTAGAGGGATGGATAATCTGCTATGTCTAACCATTGGAACCGGCATAGGTGGGGGCGTTATCGCTAACGGACAGATTATTAATGGAATGCATGGATTAGCTGGAGAGATTGGTCATTTTCGTGTAAAAATAGATGGTGGACGTATGTGCAATTGTGGAAGAACAGGGTGCCTAGAGACAGAAGCGTCTGCCACTGCCATTGCGTATTATGGTGCGCAGGCGGCAGAGCAGCATCCCAAGAGTCTATTAGCTAAGCGTATGAATGAGGCTGGGAGGGTAAGCAGCAGGGACGTAGCGGAAGCGGCACAGAATGGGGATGCGGCCGCACGTAACGTATTGAAGAATGCGGCGTTTTATCTTGGCTATGCATTGGCAAGCATTTATACGGTGACGGCTCCTTCACGGATTGTGATTGGAGGAGGCGGATCTGCAGCAGGTGCTGCGCTGTTTGAGCCGATGATCCGCTATTTTTATGAATATATGCTGCCTGATGTAGAAGAGAAACATATCATTGTCCCGGCAGCGTTGGGAAATGACGCAGGAATCGTAGGTTTAGCAAAGCTGGCTGATATGAATTTTTCACCTTCGTCGGTATAGAAACAGGAGAGGATGATGAGAATGCAAAAAATCGCGGTTCTAACAAGTGGTGGAGATGCTCCAGGTATGAATGCGGCGGTGCGTGCAGTTGTACGGCGTGGAATTTCGCACGGTATGGAAGTGTACGGTATCTACCATGGATATGAAGGGCTGATGCTAGGTCAGATCGAGAGAATGAATGTTGGAAGTGTAGGGGATATCATTCAGCGTGGTGGTACAATTCTGCACAGTAGCCGAAGCGAGGAATTCAAAACAGATGCCGGCCAGAAGAAAGGGATTGAAAACCTGCGCGCTAAGGGAATTGAAGGATTGGTGGTCATTGGTGGAGACGGGTCCTTCAGGGGGGCGCAAAGGCTTTCGGATAAGGGGTTTTCCACTATTGGTATTCCTGGAACTATTGATAATGATATTGCAGGTACAGAAATGACGTTAGGATTTGACACGGCGGTGAATACGGTCCTTGAAGCCATTGATAAGATACGCGATACGGCCACTTCACATGAGCGAATTTTTGTTGTAGAAGTCATGGGACGACACCGGGGGGATATTGCCCTGTGGGCAGGATTAAGCGGTGGAGCGGAGTCGATCCTCATTCCTGAGATGGAATTTGAAATAACAGATGTCACGAATCGACTGTTAGAAGGGAACAAGCGGGGGAAGAAGCACAGCATCATTATAGTAGCCGAAGGTGTGTGTCCGGCTTCAGAGATTGCACGGCAAATAAAAGAAGAAGCAGGCTTAGATACAAGAGTAACCGTGCTCGGACATGTACAGCGCGGCGGCTCTCCGACCGCTTTTGATCGGATGCTGGGCAGTCGGCTGGGCGCCAAGGCGGTTGATTTGCTGCGTGAAGGAGAGAGCGGAAAGATGGTAGGTATTCGACAAAATCGAATTACTTCTGTTGACTTTGCCGATGTGTTCAGCGGCGAACATAGCATTGATATGGATATATACGAATTGGGAAAAACGCTGTCCATCTAAGGAATCGTACAGCGCACAAAAAAGAGCCGCCCTATTTTTGGGTGGCCCTTTCTCTTTTTATTCTTCATCTTCAGCTCGTTTAAGCTTTACGTTTGAGTGTTTATCTGCTGCTTGTTCGGCATGCTCTTTTGTCTCCTGGATAGGGTCTTCAAACTTACCTTCTTTGCGCAGCTCTTCATTTGATTTCAAGTGCTCTACCTGATCGCCCACTTCTTTGGCGGTCTTGAAATCCGGTACGGCTGTATTTTCAATTGCGTGCTCTTTCTTGTCTTTTTCACTATGGTTTCTGTTGTCATTGTTGTTATTCAATGTACTCACCCTCCCGTAATAATTATGTTTCTGTGTATTTTACTTTACCCAAGTATCTTTCGTAGCAAACAGACGGAGATGCGAGAATTTGCTGTTATATCATGACTTGTGTATATAATAAATTTAATACGTAACAGGATACAGGGGGGACGGCTATGTCATCACGGGCCGCTTGGCGGCTTTTCGCAGTTTTCTCGCTTCTTTCCACGCTGCTATTATCCACGGGATTCTACCTCGGTGTCACCAATATCCTCTCTCCGTCTGCAACGGATTGGAAGACGGATAAAAGTGCGGGAGAGAAACCGGTGCAGCCTGCAAAAGATACGGTACAAATTGTCGCTCTAGGCGATTCGCTGACGAGAGGAACAGGAGATGGAGCGGGACTTGGTTATGTAGGGAATTTACGGACGAGCCTCGCACAAAACACGGGTGAGGAAGTCTACGTGCTGAATCATGGGGTAAACGGGTATAAAACAGCGGACTTGCTGCGTGATCTGCAAAAGAAAGAAGATATCCGACGCACGGTGCGCCAAGCCGATATTATCACGCTGTCCATTGGCGGAAATGATTTATTTAATGCGGGAGGAATGGAGGAAGTAAAGCCGGAGCTTAGCTACAAACGGCTGCCGGAAGCTATGAAGAAGTACGAGCAGATTGTACAAATCATTCGTTCATTGAATCCTCAGGCTACGGTTATGTACGTTGGTTTGTATAATGCCTTCTCCGATTTATCGAATGCACAAGCAAGTGATGAAGTTATCCGGCGTTGGAATGGGGAAACGTCTGCGGTGTTATATAAGTATCCACGTACAATTTTTGTTCCGACAGATGATTTATTTCGAACGCACGGCACAAAGTATTTATCAAGTGACCACTTTCACCCCAATCAAGCCGGATATCGACGTATCGGGCAGCGGATGGCGGAGTCGATCAGGTAAGGAGGGATAAGAAGTGAAGCAGCGAGCCACTACCCTTGAGATAGAGAGCGTAACCAAAACCATTCGTCGTACACCGATTATCAAGGGCATATCGTTTTCTGTAGTAGAAGGAGAGGTATTCGGCTTTTTAGGCCCGAATGGCTCAGGCAAGACAACAACCATCCGCATGATGGTCGGTCTTATTCGGCCGACGACCGGCCGCATACGCATATGCGGTTATGACGTACAAAAGCAGCATACGAAGGCGCTTGCTCAGGTGGGCTCCATTGTAGAAAACCCGGAACTGTATCCGTTTCTAACGGGGATGGAGAATCTTGAACAATTTGCACGTATGCTTCCTGATGTGAAAAAGGAAAAGATTGATGAGGTCATTGAGCGTGTTGATTTAAAGGAGCGAATTCATGATAAAGTGAAGGATTATTCACTAGGAATGCGTCAGCGATTAGGCATTGCTCAGGCGTTGTTAGGTGACCCGAAGCTTTTAATATTGGATGAACCGACCAATGGCCTTGATCCGCAGGGAATTAAAGAGCTGCGGGCTTTTATCCGACAGCTTGCCAGTGAAGGGCTGAGCGTATTCATCTCAAGTCATCTGCTCAGTGAAATCCAATTGATGTGTGATCGAGTCGCTATTATTAATAAAGGACAAATTATTCGCGTAGGCGAAGTGGATGAACTGTTAACTCAAGAATTCCGTACTATTATTTGGTATGGGGAGCCGCAGAAGGCGCTTCGCCGTTGCCTTGCGTCCTCACCGTTTGTGCAGGTGCAAGAGGAGCCGACATCGGATGGAGGGATTATAACCGATGTTGTTCCCGAGCATATTTCCGAATTGAACGCCGCGTTGGTCGCTCAAGGCATTGCAGTCCAAGGGATCGAATGGAAAAAGCCAAGTCTTGAAGACTTGTTTCTGGATATGACCGAGGGGGAGCGCCATGTCTAACTTGTATGGATTGGTTATGAATGAGACGGTGAAGATATTGCAGCGGAAGCGGCTGTGGGTGATTGTATTGATTTTGTTAGTGCTCGTACCGATTTTTACATATGCTCAATTACGCGCCACCATAAGCAATCAAAAGCAGCTTGGAACGACCGATTGGAAAGTAGCGGTACGGCAGAGCATTAACGATACAACCAACCGATTGAGCAGCACGCGCATTCCGGAAGAATGGAAGAAGTGGATGCAGATTCGGATTCAACAGCAGCAGTATTACTTGGATCATGACATCAATCCGACCTCGCCGAACGGCGTTACATTCACGCGGGATTTCATGAGCAATGCCGTATCCTTATTCATCCCATTGCTCATTGTGGTCGTTGCTTCTGATCTTGTCTCGGGTGAACATACGAGCGGGACGATTAAGCTTCTGCTAACGCGTCCTGTTACACGTGGAAGGGTGCTCACAAGCAAGCTGATTGCCCTTGTCTTATTTGTATCGGCGATTGTGATGTTAACAGGGATCATTGCGTACCTGATTTCAGGGCTTGTCTTCGGATATGGGGGCTGGACGTATCCGGTATTGACCGGTTTTCAGATTCGTGGGGAAGATGTAAATACGGAAGGTGTGCATGTGCTGCCGCAATGGCTGTATATTCTTATGGAATACGGTCTCTCATGGTACGCTTGTCTTGCAGTTGCATGCATTGCCTTTATGGTATCAGTCCTGGTACGCACGACGGCGGCTGGCATGGGGATTATGGTGTCGGCATTGATTGCCGGAACAATTCTTACGAACATGGCCTCTGCTTGGGAGTCGGCGAAGTACTTTTTTATGGTTAATTTGCAACTGCCTGATTACTTATCAGGTACTCTGCCGCCTATTCCCGGGTTAAGCCTTCCCTTTTCACTGGCAGTGCTTGGAATATGGAGCGCAGTATCGCTGCTTATTGCGTATACGGTATTTATCCGGCGCGATGTGCTCAGCTAAAATGAAACGGGACAAATCGCTACAGATGCGGTTTGTCCCGTTTTTTATGGGAAAGCTTATGCTTTTTTTGCAGCGTCTACTGTCGGAAGAGGTGCGATATCATATCCGCGGTTTTTAAGCAGTTCGATGACTTTTGGAAGCAGATGCACCGTTTGTTCTTTCTCATGCATAAGTATAATTGAACCCGGCTTTACTTCACGAGCAATATTATCCATAATAAGGTTGGGCTTATCTCCATATTTCCAATCCAGACTATCAACATTCCAATACGTTAGGATTTGATTGGTTTCTTTAGAGGCTAGCATCGTATTGTGATCCACGGCCCCATAGGGTGGGCGGAAATAATGGATAGGCACGCCGATTTTTTGCGAGATGTAGTCGGTAGATGCGCGAATCATCTGGATTTGTTCTTCTTTTGATTTTTTTGCTAATCTGGCATGATTCATAGTGTGTGTCCCAATAACATGGCCGTTTTTGATCATCTGCTTAGCAAATTCAGCTTCCTGCTCAGTCTTTAAGTTTTGCCCGATCCAAAAGAATCCGCCTTTAAGCTGCTGTTGATCCAAAATTGCTACGATATCTTTCGTATGCTTTCCGGGTCCGTCATCAAACGTTAAGTATACGGTCGGTTTTGAGCGTGGGATTTTTGCAATCATATGGCCGACGACTGGCATATCAGAAGAATGTGGTTGTGGTTTTGTTGTTTGAACTGGTGCGTCAGAAGCGGGTT
This window of the Aneurinibacillus sp. REN35 genome carries:
- a CDS encoding STAS domain-containing protein; translation: MITCDVQNKQIVCTFHEDINFETVRQIETKVREFVLPEQPNQLVIDLAHVRFIDSTGVGFLISWIHPLISHYQIRMINSSLPVKNILQICKLDTLVEIA
- a CDS encoding ATP-binding protein, producing MLSYEFDTVTRERVKEYAELILHDVQEYISLSEGCMLHYSFHLCIWEILANIADHNPCAASTCHTQVTVMWTEDEIVLEITNQGATFDWQKYLASALPSPDQVRGRGLYIIKSISKSFTYKEDGKTAHITFDRH
- a CDS encoding protoglobin domain-containing protein, encoding MTGCPFKHLLGNERGALGLFKGTKKAEPTQQQDAKPKAVSTKVSQYYQEIMNSTEASKAKFVGLTEQDLQQLVSIRPIFEKYVADIVHAFYGQLAQVPALMSIINNHSSVDKLRQTLESYLMDMVSGEIGQDYIVRRKIIGSVHNRINLFPEWYIGAYTLIQNEVLAVLLREMKSDIEARDAFSSFQRLCSFDMQIAIATYIDSYTSSMMRLNEIERIQHRLNESSAMLVATAEETSASIGEKESHVVQMLDGTRDIQESSKQMVNDVEEGKSEIASALNEIDRIVAIMDETRDKSKELIESANKIGEIVQVIHAISNKTNVLSLNASIEAARAGEHGRGFTVVAKEVRNLAMQTQAALEHIHEQISMVQNNVSSFEDSFEQIAKQTSRFRDINTAIMNIMDTSSIQVRANSDKITNVSSYILDFQQTFTEISTASEQVAQMAEELSMLSNQLNDKFNIKK
- a CDS encoding general stress protein, which codes for MNEDKKIIGVFHDHDEAVRAIETLKERGYRSEDISVIAKDRDRIDTIEEETDTKVEEGLAAGATTGGVLGGLTGLLVGVGALAIPGIGPIVAAGPIAATIGGAVVGAGAGGLVGALVGMGIPEDEAKQYEEYLNKGEILVLVDADAEREHHVYETFRTNNALNSHMYDPYLNNTSVQSRKDDPLL
- a CDS encoding general stress protein; its protein translation is MAEKLVGVFKTEAAAIAALRALQQLGYKADDISLISKDKNEQAQIKTQNKNNMERGLMLGSVSGGVFGGVAGLVAGLGALAIPGIGPVIAAGPLVGLFTGAVTGYLGGSIVGALIGLGIPEEKAKEYDTHLKNGNILVIVDEDAGNSAQVREAFRTYGSINEEPLVE
- a CDS encoding AEC family transporter; translation: MEVGTVVSSILTMAAMILIGSLLARTIPFTPERRQLLITIIINVAMPCIVLNGVFHTEIDASFLTLVLLIFLCSIIINCLGVLLGWLAARAMRISPDKAKEMALLSGLGNTGFIGIPLCAALFGPEGALLAAIFDAGLDVTIFTLGVIMLQGENGFTFRSLRGLMNIPMAAIIVGMLAAVLHITPPAGVANLTTALANLASPLAMLYLGMLIPSMLKKKRTSTLHQLSMPLIMKLLVFPVATASLLHLLSLPLEVAQIIIVQSTMPTLTLASILFAKYSRDEEYGATMTVFSTLISMTTIPIMTMFGFSLLVK
- a CDS encoding TenA family transcriptional regulator is translated as MAITSYEQIEAKIWDIVETEIVQSEFMQSLLAGAWTPAQVKEFALQYSYYSRNFPRVLGAAVAAVEPEDDWWVPLVDNLWDEGGRGNPQSYHSRLYHSFMITAAPDVPTNDKYVPDYPVAPAAKEAVDTFISFLRNATSLEAMASIGFGSELFAGKVMGLIGQGLEHPNYNQSQKLNTTFWTVHADHHEPRHYELCKNVLTRFTSSQDLEHMYRAGAYITRSEARFYNGLYERMKSV
- a CDS encoding extracellular catalytic domain type 1 short-chain-length polyhydroxyalkanoate depolymerase encodes the protein MLEAFVQPITALISAMITTPFSILADAFASHPKRIETGTQKHYYRSNFSFKTYVPSGYHKADSLPLVVMLHGCTQDMDDFSAGTEMDELAEKHNFIVLYPEMNILANPKRCWNWFYDYNQHRGVGEPAVIKGMVDFVKHRYRVIEDQIYIAGLSAGGSMSVILAVTYPDVFSAVGVVAGVGYGAATDIREGLSVMKKGKDDIESRAKKAYIEMGKYRRRVPLLIIHGEADRIVNPVNANQLAEQWLILANAALSEEDEDGKQEKSVHTTTGETGGRKYTKSIYYDDHGVPVVEKWLVSGLGHAWPGGSANGTHTDARGPKASKLLWDFFASSRSC
- a CDS encoding ROK family glucokinase, which translates into the protein MYICFDVGGTNIKAGLVDESGIVRVKRSVATQSDPERAFQQFRELREVLCDESGIPPVKIRAAGIGVPGFVEMETGWVIRAVNLGWRNVAVTERASSVLGVPVFVTNDAKAAALGEMWKGAGRGMDNLLCLTIGTGIGGGVIANGQIINGMHGLAGEIGHFRVKIDGGRMCNCGRTGCLETEASATAIAYYGAQAAEQHPKSLLAKRMNEAGRVSSRDVAEAAQNGDAAARNVLKNAAFYLGYALASIYTVTAPSRIVIGGGGSAAGAALFEPMIRYFYEYMLPDVEEKHIIVPAALGNDAGIVGLAKLADMNFSPSSV